One region of Deltaproteobacteria bacterium genomic DNA includes:
- a CDS encoding sensor domain-containing diguanylate cyclase — MSGRSEDPARLLAELAAVQEIGKVLTSTLEVQEVLRRIMGQVSELLCPRRWSMLLTEEDGSLSFEVAVGEGSDRLQGTRIGPGEGIAGWVASKGEPVLLDDARADERWSDRFDEATGFATERVLAVPMVARERILGVIELVGGPSDDPFTENDLRLLSSLADYAAIGLMNARNYDRVQALTIRDDHTGLFNARFLFRTLRLEVERARRYLHPVSLIFLDLDRFKEVNDTHGHLSGSALLKEVGQVIEEASRATDTVCRYGGDEFAVVLPETGRDGARNSAERILSAMREHVFLKERGMAVHLSASFGCATFPDDAKSSEGLLSAADHAMYAAKEAGRDRICRASRALLSEEPGETDAEDASGRSRAERA; from the coding sequence ATGTCAGGCAGAAGTGAAGATCCCGCGCGGCTGCTTGCCGAGCTCGCCGCGGTGCAGGAGATCGGCAAGGTGCTCACCTCGACCCTCGAGGTCCAGGAGGTGCTGCGCCGGATCATGGGCCAGGTCTCCGAGCTGCTCTGCCCCCGCCGCTGGTCGATGCTCCTCACCGAGGAGGACGGATCCCTCTCCTTCGAGGTGGCGGTGGGTGAGGGCAGCGATCGCCTCCAGGGCACCCGGATCGGCCCCGGGGAGGGCATCGCCGGCTGGGTGGCCTCGAAGGGCGAGCCCGTGCTGCTGGACGACGCCCGCGCCGACGAGCGCTGGTCCGATCGCTTCGACGAGGCCACCGGCTTCGCGACCGAGCGGGTGCTCGCCGTGCCCATGGTGGCCCGGGAGCGGATCCTGGGGGTGATCGAGCTGGTGGGCGGCCCCTCGGACGATCCCTTCACCGAGAACGACCTGCGCCTGCTCTCCTCCCTGGCGGACTACGCGGCCATCGGGCTGATGAACGCCCGCAACTACGACCGCGTCCAGGCCCTCACGATCCGCGACGACCACACCGGCCTCTTCAACGCCCGCTTCCTCTTTCGCACCCTGCGGCTCGAGGTCGAGCGAGCCCGCCGCTACCTCCACCCGGTCTCCCTGATCTTCCTGGACCTCGACCGCTTCAAGGAGGTCAACGACACCCACGGCCACCTCTCCGGCTCCGCCCTGCTCAAGGAGGTGGGCCAGGTGATCGAGGAGGCCAGCCGGGCCACCGACACGGTCTGCCGCTACGGCGGGGACGAGTTCGCGGTGGTCCTGCCCGAGACCGGCCGGGACGGGGCGCGCAACAGCGCCGAGCGGATCTTGAGCGCCATGCGCGAGCACGTCTTCCTCAAGGAGCGGGGGATGGCCGTCCACCTCTCGGCCTCCTTCGGCTGCGCCACCTTCCCGGACGACGCCAAGAGCTCCGAGGGGCTGCTCTCGGCCGCCGATCACGCGATGTACGCCGCCAAGGAGGCGGGCCGGGACCGCATCTGCCGGGCGAGCCGGGCCCTGCTGAGCGAGGAGCCGGGGGAGACCGACGCGGAGGACGCCTCCGGGCGCAGCCGGGCCGAGCGCGCCTGA